From the Chthoniobacterales bacterium genome, one window contains:
- a CDS encoding Glu/Leu/Phe/Val dehydrogenase yields the protein MSIYNDEVFQMACDQFQVIADYLQIDANDRDRLMLPKRAMAVTLPVHMDDGSTQTFQGYRVQHHLTLGPTKGGTRFAPDLTMGETAALAMWMSWKCALANLPYGGAKGGVACDVTKLSRNELEAVSRRYMQEMIPFVGPHTDIMGPDMGTNEQVMSWFMDTYSVYQGYCVNEIVTGKPVSIGGTEGRREATGRGVVYLIERAMDVLKIDPEKCTAIVQGFGNVGSVAALSLAYKTGVKVVGISDATVALYNPNGIDVAKAEQHVIKKGNLRAFNEADRIDPNEMLIMPCDVLVPSAVDRVINGSNAAKLKCRILAEGANGPTTPEADLILNERWDELFVIPDILCNAGGVIVSYFEWVQGLQAFMWSETEVTDKLFRILEHSFTQVIKRAKAHKISHRTAAMAIGVERVMKAKHARGLFP from the coding sequence ATGAGCATTTACAACGACGAAGTTTTCCAAATGGCGTGCGACCAGTTCCAGGTCATCGCCGATTATCTCCAGATCGACGCCAATGACCGCGACCGGCTCATGCTCCCGAAGCGGGCCATGGCGGTCACGCTCCCGGTGCACATGGATGACGGGAGCACCCAGACTTTCCAGGGGTATCGGGTTCAGCACCACCTTACGCTCGGGCCGACCAAGGGCGGCACCCGTTTCGCCCCTGATTTGACCATGGGCGAAACGGCTGCCCTCGCCATGTGGATGAGCTGGAAATGCGCGCTCGCGAATTTGCCCTACGGCGGCGCGAAGGGCGGCGTGGCCTGCGACGTGACCAAGCTTTCCCGGAACGAGCTCGAAGCCGTCTCCCGCCGTTACATGCAGGAGATGATCCCGTTCGTCGGCCCGCACACCGACATCATGGGCCCCGACATGGGAACCAACGAGCAGGTCATGTCGTGGTTCATGGACACGTACTCGGTCTACCAGGGCTATTGCGTGAACGAAATCGTTACCGGAAAACCGGTCTCGATTGGCGGAACCGAAGGGCGCCGCGAAGCCACCGGCCGCGGCGTCGTCTATCTCATCGAGCGGGCGATGGACGTGCTGAAGATCGACCCGGAAAAATGCACCGCGATCGTGCAGGGGTTTGGCAACGTCGGTTCTGTCGCCGCGTTGTCGCTCGCCTACAAGACCGGCGTGAAAGTTGTCGGAATCAGCGATGCCACGGTTGCGCTCTACAATCCCAATGGGATCGATGTCGCGAAAGCGGAACAGCACGTGATCAAGAAAGGAAATCTGCGGGCGTTCAACGAAGCCGACCGGATCGATCCAAACGAAATGCTCATTATGCCGTGTGACGTGCTCGTGCCGTCGGCCGTGGATCGCGTCATCAATGGGAGCAACGCCGCGAAATTGAAATGCCGGATTCTCGCCGAAGGCGCGAATGGCCCGACCACGCCCGAAGCCGATCTGATCCTGAACGAGCGCTGGGACGAGCTTTTCGTCATTCCCGACATTCTCTGCAACGCCGGGGGTGTGATCGTTTCTTACTTCGAATGGGTCCAGGGTTTGCAGGCGTTTATGTGGAGCGAAACGGAGGTGACCGATAAGCTTTTCCGCATTCTCGAACATTCATTCACGCAAGTGATCAAGCGCGCGAAGGCGCACAAAATCTCGCACCGGACGGCGGCGATGGCCATCGGCGTCGAGCGGGTCATGAAGGCGAAGCACGCCCGCGGTTTGTTCCCCTAA
- a CDS encoding aminotransferase class V-fold PLP-dependent enzyme: MKPDRKTRIETLAVHAGHEVDAATGAVATPIHMATTFQRDAEGGYPHGYIYGRSGNPTRHALEQALAALEDGEDAAAFGSGLAASSAVLQALAAGDHVIAPTDVYHGMTKLLREVYLRWGLEVSFVDMTKLDEVKNAVRPETKLIWIETPSNPLLKITDIAAAAELAHAAGALCACDNTWAPIVQRPLELGCDLVMHATTKYLGGHSDVTGGAIIARAASDFFGRVREIQTTCGGVPSPFDCWLILRGLRSLPWRMRGHCENALKLATWLADHARVEAVHYPALESHAGHEIAARQMSAFSGMLSFEVRGGREAAVGVAAKTKLFIQATSLGGVESLIEHRASIKGEDPRTPQGLLRVSVGLEHADDLIEDLAQALES; this comes from the coding sequence GTGAAACCGGATCGCAAAACTCGGATCGAAACGCTGGCGGTCCACGCTGGGCACGAGGTCGACGCGGCGACGGGCGCAGTCGCCACCCCGATCCACATGGCGACCACGTTCCAGCGCGATGCGGAAGGCGGTTATCCGCACGGCTACATTTACGGGCGAAGCGGAAACCCGACCCGCCATGCGCTCGAACAAGCACTGGCAGCCCTTGAGGACGGAGAAGACGCAGCCGCCTTCGGATCCGGACTGGCCGCCTCCAGTGCGGTCCTCCAGGCGCTGGCGGCCGGCGATCATGTCATTGCGCCAACGGACGTTTATCACGGCATGACGAAGCTCCTGCGCGAGGTTTATCTGCGGTGGGGCCTGGAAGTGAGCTTCGTGGACATGACGAAGCTCGATGAAGTCAAAAACGCGGTGCGCCCCGAAACGAAGTTGATCTGGATCGAGACGCCTTCCAATCCGCTGCTCAAGATTACCGACATCGCCGCGGCCGCGGAGCTCGCTCATGCCGCCGGCGCGCTCTGCGCTTGCGACAACACCTGGGCGCCGATCGTCCAGCGGCCGCTCGAACTGGGATGCGACCTCGTCATGCATGCGACCACCAAATATCTCGGTGGCCATTCCGACGTCACGGGCGGCGCGATCATCGCCAGGGCGGCGTCAGATTTTTTTGGGCGGGTCCGCGAAATCCAGACGACCTGCGGCGGGGTCCCCTCACCTTTCGATTGCTGGCTGATCCTGCGCGGGCTGCGTTCCCTGCCTTGGCGTATGCGCGGGCATTGCGAAAACGCGCTCAAACTTGCGACCTGGCTGGCTGACCACGCGCGGGTCGAAGCAGTCCATTATCCGGCGCTGGAATCGCACGCCGGGCATGAGATCGCGGCCCGGCAGATGAGTGCGTTTAGCGGGATGCTTTCGTTCGAAGTACGCGGTGGCCGGGAAGCCGCAGTAGGAGTCGCCGCGAAAACGAAGCTGTTCATTCAAGCCACGAGCCTGGGCGGCGTGGAAAGTCTCATCGAACATCGGGCCTCGATCAAAGGCGAGGACCCACGCACGCCGCAGGGGTTATTGCGGGTATCAGTCGGGCTCGAGCACGCCGATGATCTCATCGAAGACCTGGCGCAGGCGCTCGAATCGTAG
- the murJ gene encoding murein biosynthesis integral membrane protein MurJ, producing MKEAAIPANKRVSTRATGIVGIAILSSRILGLIREVLFAALFGAGKNLDAFLMAFRVPNMLRDLFAEGALSTAFITTFSKKIATEGDESAWRLANKVATLAVVFMSAVTLLGILFAPQLVDVMTWWSWDAEKTALTVLLTRIMWPFILLVSLAALAMGMLNAKNVFGMPAMASSFFNLGSIIAGVALGWWFDPHFGARSLIGLSIGTLIGGLWQLTAQFPSLRRVGYKFRADFSWRDPGVRTVLTLMGPAVIAASAVQVNVLINSGFAARLGDGPVSWLNIAFRLMQLPLGIFGVAIATVTLPLVSRSAALGNKAEFRGALAHAMRLVMLLTIPSAIGLTILAEPIIGLIYQHGRFTSASTIQTAGALRFYAIGLVGYSAVKVLAPAFYALDKRNLPMLVSLFSIGLNVALNWFFTFRMDLGHRGLALSTSLVALTNFLVLYAMMRRYVGRLETGVMLRTLAKLFLAGALLAGICFAAQNFIFVSHDGSLWQKAAGLLITIVAGAGVFFGAAYLLRVDEVRDVVELVRGKLGRARVA from the coding sequence GTGAAAGAAGCGGCCATCCCGGCGAACAAACGCGTGAGCACGCGCGCGACCGGCATTGTCGGCATCGCCATCCTTTCCAGCCGCATCCTGGGCCTGATCCGCGAAGTGCTTTTCGCCGCGCTCTTCGGCGCTGGAAAAAATCTGGACGCGTTCCTGATGGCGTTCCGCGTGCCCAACATGTTGCGCGACCTTTTTGCCGAAGGCGCCCTCTCAACCGCGTTCATCACCACGTTTTCGAAAAAGATCGCCACCGAGGGGGATGAATCCGCCTGGCGGCTTGCGAACAAGGTGGCCACGCTGGCGGTTGTTTTCATGAGCGCGGTGACGCTGCTCGGAATCCTCTTCGCCCCTCAACTTGTCGACGTGATGACGTGGTGGAGTTGGGACGCGGAAAAGACTGCGCTCACGGTTTTACTCACGCGCATCATGTGGCCGTTCATCCTCCTGGTGTCGCTGGCCGCTCTCGCGATGGGAATGCTCAACGCGAAAAATGTCTTCGGGATGCCCGCGATGGCGTCGAGCTTTTTCAATCTCGGCTCGATCATCGCCGGCGTCGCCCTCGGCTGGTGGTTTGATCCGCATTTTGGCGCGCGTTCATTGATCGGCCTTTCGATCGGCACCCTCATCGGAGGTCTGTGGCAGTTGACCGCGCAATTCCCGTCGCTGCGCCGGGTCGGTTACAAATTCCGGGCCGATTTTTCCTGGCGCGACCCGGGCGTGCGCACCGTCCTCACGCTCATGGGGCCGGCCGTGATCGCCGCCAGCGCCGTCCAGGTAAACGTGCTCATCAATAGTGGCTTCGCGGCGCGCCTCGGCGACGGGCCGGTGAGCTGGTTGAACATCGCCTTTCGTCTCATGCAATTGCCGCTCGGCATTTTCGGCGTCGCCATCGCGACCGTGACGCTCCCCCTTGTTTCGCGCAGTGCGGCACTCGGCAACAAGGCGGAGTTTCGCGGGGCGCTCGCTCACGCGATGCGGCTCGTCATGTTGCTGACGATTCCATCGGCCATCGGTCTTACGATTTTAGCCGAACCGATCATCGGCCTGATTTATCAACATGGCCGCTTCACCAGCGCCTCCACGATTCAAACCGCAGGCGCGTTGCGTTTCTACGCGATCGGGCTCGTCGGGTATTCCGCGGTCAAAGTTTTGGCGCCAGCTTTTTACGCGCTCGATAAACGGAATCTGCCCATGCTGGTCAGTCTTTTTTCCATCGGGTTGAACGTGGCGCTAAATTGGTTCTTCACGTTTCGCATGGACCTCGGCCACCGTGGACTCGCTCTTTCCACCAGCCTGGTTGCGCTGACGAATTTCCTCGTCCTTTACGCCATGATGCGGCGTTATGTCGGCCGTCTCGAAACCGGTGTGATGCTGCGGACGCTCGCGAAATTGTTCCTGGCCGGGGCGTTGCTCGCCGGGATTTGCTTCGCCGCGCAGAATTTCATTTTCGTTTCGCACGACGGCAGCCTTTGGCAGAAGGCGGCCGGGCTACTCATCACCATAGTGGCTGGCGCCGGGGTGTTCTTTGGCGCCGCGTATTTGCTTCGCGTCGACGAAGTGCGGGATGTGGTGGAGCTGGTTCGCGGGAAGCTCGGTCGGGCGCGCGTCGCATAG
- a CDS encoding DUF2339 domain-containing protein — protein sequence MENTFVCIGLLVFLVPIALVIVGIVEICKLKSAVRNLVGRVAELEAGGGRAPVAPPAAAQAVATVPARAAETVSAPPPPPIATVPIPSQPAVPPPPPEPPPVPPMPAFQPPPIVPPPPPPVPAKPFDWEAFFGVKLFAWIGGFVLFLGIVFLVKYSFDNNLITPAMRVAIGTVLGVGLVITGWFTSTRRYRVSGQSLCATGVLVLYGNIFAAHVYYHLIALVPAFAFMAVVTAAAFFLAVRMNAQVIVVLGLLGGFLTPVLLSTGVDNPTALFGYIAVLNVGVAAVALRKRWDYLVLLAAAGTIVMEFAWAAKFFVPWKGNTAFAVFIGFEVQFLAIFAWARRLHPPANWTARAAIAVCLAALAWGFCLLSYRDFGPRPGFLFTYMFVAEAGLLALAFFYSKRDLVVPLAGGIVFLFLAIWTGMYLTSASLWWALGGYVAYSIFHAGFAVWPRTTGPDAERSPWLSYLPLLPLVLIWSCVSKNQTGSAVWFCLLILDFVVIGVALVRRSVLAIAGAVVLTFISAFLWISAGEPDIDLSSFLIVAAGSGTLFFSVLLFTARRFFPDSPHARRNIPALAASLPFVLIMMAMTKLPAANPTPYFLTTFVLCVLLLGLAVIARTSWIALIALVFGWLVQCEWQGAPNFHIDYAALALGWQTAFFLIFFAFPFFTSEERKALPWAIGALAGPLQFALIYDTITKAFPGLQNGLAPAAFVVPYAIAVFFLIRNRQADPATGDARLAWQGGAALFFITLIFPIQFDREWITLGWALEGLALLWLFRRVPNRGLRYVGFGLLCLAFVRLALNPAVLEYHRRTPTPILNWYLYAYGITIVCLFAGAWLIRPPRNTVFERSAPTTLYSLGAILTFLLLNIEIADYFSIGPTLTFSFSGNFARDMTYSIAWALYAFALLLIGMRQKTRWVRYSGVALLVVTLAKLFLHDLSQLSQLYRIGAFIGVAVILIVASFLYQRFLVPKGEKPPPPPPPPAGPPPPVPPPPPVPVPPDSPPPVPSSPSSPPMPPPPPPLQSSSS from the coding sequence ATGGAAAACACATTCGTTTGTATCGGCCTGCTGGTCTTCCTCGTCCCGATTGCTCTGGTGATCGTGGGCATCGTCGAGATCTGCAAACTCAAGAGTGCGGTTCGCAATTTGGTTGGGCGCGTGGCGGAACTGGAAGCAGGCGGCGGCCGCGCTCCCGTCGCGCCACCAGCAGCGGCGCAGGCTGTAGCGACCGTGCCCGCGCGAGCCGCGGAAACGGTGTCCGCGCCTCCGCCTCCACCGATAGCCACGGTGCCGATCCCATCGCAGCCGGCTGTGCCTCCACCTCCACCGGAACCGCCCCCGGTCCCGCCGATGCCAGCGTTCCAACCGCCGCCGATTGTCCCGCCGCCGCCGCCACCGGTCCCCGCAAAGCCGTTCGATTGGGAAGCATTTTTCGGAGTGAAACTTTTCGCCTGGATCGGCGGGTTCGTCCTCTTCCTCGGGATCGTCTTCCTGGTAAAATATTCCTTCGACAACAACCTGATCACGCCCGCAATGCGCGTCGCTATCGGGACGGTGCTCGGTGTCGGCCTTGTCATCACCGGTTGGTTCACCTCCACTCGGCGATATCGCGTCTCCGGCCAGAGCCTTTGTGCGACTGGCGTCCTGGTTCTCTACGGCAACATCTTTGCGGCGCACGTTTACTACCATTTGATCGCCCTCGTTCCGGCGTTCGCTTTCATGGCGGTCGTGACCGCGGCCGCGTTCTTCCTCGCGGTTCGCATGAACGCGCAGGTCATCGTCGTGCTCGGGCTCCTCGGCGGATTTCTCACGCCGGTCTTGCTCTCGACTGGCGTCGATAATCCGACCGCGCTGTTCGGTTACATCGCCGTCCTGAACGTTGGGGTTGCCGCCGTCGCCCTGCGCAAACGATGGGATTATCTGGTTCTGCTCGCGGCGGCCGGGACGATCGTGATGGAATTCGCCTGGGCCGCGAAGTTTTTTGTGCCTTGGAAAGGCAACACCGCTTTTGCCGTTTTCATCGGCTTCGAAGTGCAGTTTCTCGCCATCTTTGCCTGGGCGCGCCGGTTGCATCCTCCGGCCAACTGGACCGCGCGCGCTGCCATCGCGGTTTGCCTGGCGGCACTCGCCTGGGGGTTCTGCCTGTTGAGTTACCGGGACTTTGGGCCGCGACCTGGTTTCCTCTTCACCTACATGTTTGTGGCCGAAGCGGGCCTGCTCGCGCTCGCCTTCTTTTATTCCAAACGCGACCTGGTCGTCCCGCTCGCCGGCGGAATCGTTTTCCTTTTTCTCGCGATCTGGACCGGGATGTACCTGACGTCCGCTTCACTCTGGTGGGCGCTGGGCGGTTACGTCGCGTATTCGATTTTTCACGCGGGCTTCGCGGTCTGGCCGAGAACAACGGGACCTGACGCAGAACGATCGCCCTGGCTCAGTTATCTTCCGCTTCTGCCGCTGGTCCTGATCTGGAGTTGCGTCTCGAAAAATCAAACCGGTTCCGCAGTCTGGTTCTGTCTCCTCATTCTCGACTTCGTCGTCATCGGTGTCGCGCTCGTCCGACGCTCGGTGCTCGCCATCGCCGGCGCTGTCGTCCTCACCTTCATTTCTGCGTTTCTTTGGATCTCAGCCGGCGAGCCGGACATCGACCTGAGCAGCTTTCTCATTGTCGCCGCGGGGTCGGGCACTTTGTTTTTCTCGGTGTTACTCTTCACGGCGCGACGCTTCTTCCCCGATTCGCCGCATGCGCGCCGCAACATCCCCGCGCTCGCCGCCTCGCTTCCGTTTGTCCTGATCATGATGGCAATGACCAAGCTGCCGGCGGCGAATCCGACGCCCTATTTCCTCACCACGTTTGTTCTCTGCGTGCTATTGCTGGGCCTCGCGGTCATCGCCCGCACGAGTTGGATCGCGCTTATCGCGCTCGTTTTCGGCTGGCTCGTCCAATGTGAATGGCAGGGCGCCCCGAATTTCCACATTGATTACGCCGCCCTCGCGCTCGGATGGCAGACGGCGTTTTTCCTGATCTTCTTCGCGTTTCCGTTTTTCACCTCGGAAGAACGGAAGGCGTTGCCGTGGGCGATTGGCGCGCTCGCGGGCCCGCTCCAGTTCGCGCTCATCTACGACACCATCACGAAGGCGTTCCCCGGGTTGCAGAACGGCCTCGCTCCCGCTGCTTTCGTTGTTCCGTATGCGATCGCCGTTTTCTTTCTCATCCGTAACCGCCAGGCGGATCCCGCCACTGGCGATGCGCGGCTCGCGTGGCAAGGCGGGGCCGCGTTGTTTTTCATTACCCTCATTTTCCCGATCCAGTTCGACCGGGAATGGATCACGCTGGGTTGGGCATTGGAAGGCCTGGCGCTCCTCTGGTTGTTCCGGCGGGTTCCGAACCGCGGGCTCCGTTACGTCGGTTTCGGCTTGCTCTGCCTGGCCTTCGTTCGGCTCGCCCTGAACCCGGCCGTGCTGGAATATCATCGCCGCACTCCCACCCCGATCCTGAATTGGTACCTGTATGCTTACGGAATTACCATCGTCTGCCTCTTTGCCGGCGCCTGGCTGATTCGGCCGCCGCGGAACACGGTCTTCGAACGGTCCGCGCCCACGACTCTCTACTCGTTAGGCGCGATCCTTACCTTTCTCCTCCTCAACATCGAGATTGCCGATTATTTTTCCATCGGGCCGACCCTGACCTTTTCGTTCTCAGGCAACTTCGCGCGGGACATGACCTATTCGATCGCCTGGGCGCTTTACGCCTTTGCGTTGCTCCTCATCGGCATGCGCCAGAAGACCCGCTGGGTCCGTTATTCCGGCGTGGCCCTTCTGGTCGTCACGCTCGCGAAACTCTTCCTGCATGATCTCAGCCAGCTCAGCCAGCTCTACCGCATCGGCGCCTTTATCGGCGTCGCGGTTATCCTGATCGTCGCGTCGTTTCTCTATCAACGCTTCCTCGTGCCGAAAGGCGAGAAGCCGCCGCCGCCGCCTCCTCCTCCCGCAGGACCGCCGCCGCCAGTCCCGCCGCCACCGCCGGTTCCAGTCCCACCGGACTCTCCACCGCCGGTGCCGTCGTCACCGTCATCACCGCCGATGCCTCCTCCCCCTCCGCCCCTGCAATCGAGCTCGTCCTAG
- a CDS encoding Nif3-like dinuclear metal center hexameric protein, with protein sequence MPNLPQLVDYCRDLLGVDEIEDWPNALNGLQIENSGEVTKIGAAVDASTRTIDTAIEKGINFLIVHHGLFWPGLQPFTGGRRRLLERAFHHDLALYSSHLPLDVHSMLGNNAQLANALGFENTAPFFKEKGRCLGLRIDARISRDDLARKLEQSLGGPVKLFPAGPEEIKSIGVITGGAGSEIYAVAREGIDTFITGEAPHWAAVAADELGINLLLGGHYATETFGVKALAAHLSNRFNLPWEFIDFPTGL encoded by the coding sequence ATGCCGAACCTGCCTCAACTGGTGGATTATTGCCGCGACCTCCTTGGCGTGGATGAGATCGAAGACTGGCCTAATGCGTTGAACGGCTTGCAGATTGAGAACTCGGGCGAAGTCACGAAGATCGGCGCCGCGGTCGATGCCTCTACTCGCACGATCGATACAGCGATCGAGAAGGGGATCAATTTTCTCATCGTCCACCACGGGTTGTTCTGGCCGGGATTGCAACCGTTCACCGGCGGCCGCCGTCGCCTGCTCGAGCGCGCTTTTCACCACGACCTCGCTCTCTACAGCTCGCACCTCCCGCTCGATGTCCATTCGATGCTCGGCAACAACGCACAGCTCGCCAACGCGCTCGGTTTCGAAAACACCGCGCCGTTCTTCAAGGAAAAGGGCCGTTGCCTCGGGCTGCGAATTGATGCGCGCATCTCCCGCGATGATTTGGCGCGCAAGCTGGAGCAATCGTTGGGCGGGCCGGTGAAACTGTTTCCGGCCGGTCCCGAGGAAATTAAATCGATCGGGGTGATCACCGGAGGCGCCGGCTCGGAAATTTACGCCGTGGCGCGCGAAGGAATCGACACGTTTATCACGGGCGAAGCGCCCCATTGGGCGGCTGTCGCGGCGGATGAGCTGGGCATCAATCTTTTGCTCGGCGGGCATTACGCGACCGAAACATTTGGCGTAAAAGCGCTGGCCGCCCACCTGTCCAATCGCTTCAATTTGCCGTGGGAATTTATCGATTTTCCCACCGGCTTGTGA
- a CDS encoding NAD-dependent epimerase/dehydratase family protein, producing the protein MRKIIVTGSAGLIGSETVKHFAAEGYRVIGIDNDMRSRFFGAEASTQKTRDRLVETVRDYQHHDIDIRDANGVRDLFRQHRGEIAGVVHTAAQPSHDWAARDPQTDFGVNANGTLNLLEAAREVCPETPFVFTSTNKVYGDTPNRLPLRELTSRWEIEPGHEYEPGISETMSIDYTKHSLFGASKAAADILVQEYGRYFGMPTVSFRGGCLTGPAHAGTELHGFLSYLMICTVTGRPYRVFGYGGKQVRDNIHSADLVDAFAAFIRAPRAGEVYNIGGSRHSNCSMLEAITLCEEISGKRLTWKYEEDNRIGDHIWWISDVRKFQEHYPEWKLRYGLREILEEIHAAVKDE; encoded by the coding sequence ATGCGCAAGATCATCGTGACTGGTTCCGCCGGTTTGATCGGCTCGGAGACGGTCAAGCATTTCGCGGCCGAGGGTTATCGCGTGATCGGCATCGATAACGACATGCGCAGCCGCTTCTTCGGCGCCGAAGCTTCCACCCAGAAAACCCGGGACCGGCTCGTGGAGACGGTGCGCGATTATCAGCATCACGATATTGATATTCGCGATGCGAATGGCGTGCGGGATCTTTTCCGGCAGCATCGCGGCGAGATTGCCGGGGTGGTGCATACCGCGGCGCAGCCATCGCACGATTGGGCGGCGCGCGATCCGCAGACGGACTTTGGCGTGAACGCGAACGGCACCCTGAATCTGCTCGAGGCCGCGCGCGAAGTTTGCCCCGAAACACCGTTTGTTTTCACTTCGACGAACAAGGTCTACGGCGATACACCGAATCGGTTGCCGTTGCGCGAGCTGACCTCGCGCTGGGAAATCGAGCCGGGCCACGAATACGAGCCCGGGATTTCCGAGACGATGAGCATCGATTACACAAAGCACTCGCTCTTTGGCGCCTCGAAAGCGGCCGCGGACATCCTCGTCCAGGAATACGGCCGCTATTTTGGGATGCCCACGGTTTCATTCCGCGGCGGCTGCCTGACCGGCCCGGCCCACGCCGGCACCGAGCTGCACGGATTTCTTTCCTATCTCATGATTTGCACCGTGACCGGACGGCCTTATCGCGTTTTCGGTTACGGCGGGAAGCAGGTGCGCGACAACATTCACAGCGCCGATCTAGTGGACGCCTTCGCCGCTTTCATTCGCGCCCCGCGGGCCGGCGAAGTCTATAACATCGGCGGCAGCCGCCACAGCAACTGTTCAATGCTGGAGGCGATCACGCTCTGCGAAGAGATCAGCGGCAAACGCCTGACCTGGAAGTACGAGGAAGACAACCGGATCGGCGATCACATTTGGTGGATCAGCGATGTTCGCAAATTTCAGGAACATTATCCCGAATGGAAACTCCGTTACGGCTTGCGTGAAATCCTGGAAGAGATTCACGCGGCGGTTAAGGACGAGTAG
- the pgl gene encoding 6-phosphogluconolactonase: MKRDVIRSENFVPDAAQFILDQARAALSERDQFRIALSGGRTPRPVYSDLVRIGRDLPWDRIFFTFGDERCVPPNDEQSNFRMARESLFVLAGVPEKSIARMRGEIDPQTAAQEYQDNLDRLAAQSGESIYRHDLVLLGIGDDGHTASLFPGTAALEEETRRVVANFVPKFNTWRLTFTFPLINQARHVCFLADAHKNAALLEKVLAGDRQFPAARVEPVDGGLTWILGDA; this comes from the coding sequence ATGAAGCGGGACGTTATTCGGTCGGAAAATTTCGTGCCGGATGCCGCCCAGTTCATTCTCGACCAGGCCCGCGCCGCTCTCTCCGAGCGAGACCAATTCCGAATCGCTCTTTCCGGTGGGAGAACTCCGCGCCCGGTTTATTCGGACCTGGTCCGGATCGGGAGGGACCTTCCCTGGGACCGGATATTTTTCACTTTCGGCGACGAACGTTGTGTTCCGCCCAATGACGAGCAGAGCAATTTTCGAATGGCGCGCGAATCACTTTTCGTTCTCGCCGGGGTGCCGGAAAAGTCGATTGCCCGGATGCGCGGCGAGATCGATCCGCAGACCGCCGCCCAGGAATATCAGGATAACCTCGACCGCCTCGCGGCCCAAAGCGGCGAGAGCATTTACCGGCATGATTTGGTTTTGCTTGGAATCGGCGATGACGGGCACACCGCTTCCCTGTTTCCCGGAACGGCCGCGCTCGAGGAAGAAACCCGAAGAGTCGTGGCCAATTTTGTCCCGAAGTTCAATACCTGGCGGCTCACTTTTACTTTTCCGCTGATCAACCAGGCGCGGCACGTCTGCTTTTTGGCGGACGCGCACAAGAACGCCGCGCTCCTGGAGAAAGTCCTCGCGGGCGACCGGCAATTTCCGGCCGCGCGGGTCGAACCCGTTGACGGCGGTCTCACCTGGATCCTGGGCGACGCCTAG
- the msrA gene encoding peptide-methionine (S)-S-oxide reductase MsrA, giving the protein MATEKATFGAGCFWGVEATFRAVPGVKEAIVGYTGGKTKNPTYEDVCSHTTGHAEVVEVEFDPATVSYDQLLEVFWANHNPTTLNRQGPDVGDQYRSVIFYHSPEQQAAAEASKARLDQSGRFKNPIVTFIEPAPAFYRAEEYHQRYLEKRGLSHCAL; this is encoded by the coding sequence ATGGCGACAGAAAAAGCGACCTTCGGCGCGGGATGTTTCTGGGGAGTTGAAGCGACCTTTCGTGCCGTTCCCGGCGTGAAGGAGGCCATTGTCGGTTACACCGGCGGCAAAACAAAGAACCCGACCTACGAGGACGTTTGCAGCCACACCACCGGCCACGCGGAAGTTGTCGAAGTGGAGTTCGACCCGGCGACCGTGAGTTATGATCAGTTGCTCGAGGTTTTCTGGGCGAACCACAACCCGACGACGCTGAATCGCCAGGGGCCCGATGTGGGCGATCAATATCGGTCGGTGATCTTTTATCATTCGCCGGAACAACAGGCGGCGGCGGAAGCATCGAAGGCGCGGCTCGACCAGAGCGGCCGGTTCAAGAATCCGATTGTGACCTTCATCGAGCCAGCGCCGGCATTTTATCGCGCGGAGGAATACCACCAGCGGTATCTCGAGAAGCGCGGCCTGTCTCACTGCGCGCTCTGA